A genomic region of Phragmites australis chromosome 2, lpPhrAust1.1, whole genome shotgun sequence contains the following coding sequences:
- the LOC133907850 gene encoding uncharacterized protein LOC133907850 isoform X1, which produces MDRFRPLRRIQVEPEPADPPAPAAGGGGDVEGDEEPAPAAGLLMGAKVRRRAAVYRDCKGDYIGVPSDPCLTKILSKQGDNKVLFADKVLKFTQSGKMKRRILVITDFALYLVDPDADILKRRIALAAVDKICISNLSDNFFAIIVPTEYDCLMASTRKKEIADVIVKAIKSTSEYEPEVASSNRYVVSDEPLIRPYKHRMYSERLLLTLTLFFFELQL; this is translated from the exons ATGGATCGTTTCCGGCCGCTGAGGCGGATCCAGGTGGAGCCCGAGCCAGCGGACCCGCCAgcgccggcggccggcggcggaggggatGTGGAGGGGGATGAGGAGCCGGCGCCCGCCGCAGGGCTGCTCATGGGAGCGAAGGTGAGGCGGCGCGCCGCGGTGTACCGCGACTGCAAGGGTGACTACATCGGCGTCCCCAGCGACCCCTGCCTCACCAAGATCCTCTCCAAGCAAG GAGACAACAAAGTTCTGTTTGCAGACAAGGTATTGAAGTTCACTCAAtcgggaaagatgaaaaggcgCATCCTGGTGATCACGGACTTTGCTCTCTACCTTGTTGATCCTGATGCTGATATATTGAAGAGGAGGATAGCTCTTGCAGCCGTTGATAAGATATGCATTAGCAACCTCAGTGATAACTTCTTCGCAATCATTGTGCCAACTGAGTATGATTGTTTAATGGCTAGCACTAGAAAGAAGGAAATTGCTGATGTTATAGTTAAGGCTATTAAGAGCACATCTGAGTATGAACCTGAGGTGGCTTCATCTAACAGGTACGTTGTTTCTGATGAACCTTTGATACGCCCTTATAAGCATAGAATGTACTCTGAA